The proteins below are encoded in one region of Heliomicrobium gestii:
- a CDS encoding 2-hydroxyacid dehydrogenase, with product MNPTQRPKVLVTREIPQPALDRIKEFARLDLWPAFPPPEKSELLRMVGDADALLSMLTDPIDEDVIAAGKNLRVIANYAVGFDNIDVAAATRHGIAVTNTPDVLTEATADLAFTLLMAAARNLIAADRFTRDGFWIAWHPQLLLGQDVFGATLGIVGLGRIGEAVARRARGFNMRVLYTARRRNLQAEAELGLQFCSLEELLRQSDYVSLHMPLTAETRHLIGAEELAMMKPTAILINTARGGVVDQAALTEALQQGTIGGAGLDVFAVEPVNPEEPLLELPNVVVAPHIGSATVETRTRMGLMAVENIQAVFEGRRPPNLVNGELFA from the coding sequence ATGAACCCAACACAGCGCCCCAAAGTGCTCGTCACCCGGGAGATCCCCCAGCCGGCTCTCGATCGGATCAAGGAGTTTGCCCGCCTCGACCTCTGGCCGGCCTTTCCACCGCCGGAAAAAAGCGAACTTTTGCGGATGGTGGGCGATGCCGATGCCTTGCTCTCCATGCTCACCGATCCCATCGACGAGGATGTCATCGCAGCCGGCAAAAACCTGCGCGTTATCGCCAACTATGCCGTTGGCTTTGACAACATCGACGTGGCTGCGGCCACCCGGCACGGAATCGCCGTGACCAATACGCCGGACGTGCTCACCGAAGCCACCGCTGATCTGGCCTTTACCCTGTTGATGGCGGCGGCGAGAAACCTGATCGCCGCCGACCGGTTCACCCGTGACGGTTTTTGGATCGCCTGGCATCCCCAACTGTTGCTGGGCCAGGATGTCTTCGGCGCCACCCTGGGCATCGTCGGCCTCGGCCGGATTGGGGAGGCCGTCGCCCGTCGCGCCCGCGGCTTCAACATGCGCGTCCTCTACACCGCCCGCCGCCGCAACCTACAGGCAGAGGCGGAACTCGGGCTTCAGTTCTGTTCCCTGGAAGAATTGCTGCGCCAGTCGGACTATGTGTCGTTGCACATGCCGTTGACGGCGGAAACGCGTCACCTGATCGGCGCGGAAGAACTGGCCATGATGAAACCGACCGCCATCCTGATCAATACGGCTCGCGGCGGCGTCGTCGACCAGGCAGCATTGACAGAGGCCTTGCAGCAAGGGACGATCGGCGGCGCCGGCTTGGACGTCTTCGCCGTCGAGCCGGTCAACCCGGAGGAACCCTTGTTGGAACTGCCCAATGTCGTCGTGGCGCCCCATATCGGCAGCGCCACTGTGGAAACGCGGACACGGATGGGCCTGATGGCGGTCGAGAACATCCAGGCCGTCTTTGAGGGTCGCCGACCGCCCAATCTGGTCAACGGCGAACTGTTCGCCTAG
- a CDS encoding tetratricopeptide repeat protein, translating to METEKHRKNGDEPSIAALRQSAEGGDAEAQYQLARRCEEGRGVPQSAKEAVAWFSRAAAQGHGPAQLSLGMLYEEGTGLSPDAAEAARWYERAADQGIAEAQLYLAQMYAEGRGVERDDGRALDWYRKAADQGDADGQFELALLYALGQGVEKDDAEAVRWYRLAAEQGHMDAQFNLAFMYEEGEGIGQDRAEALAWYRKAAAQGDEEAQKKVAALDRKRR from the coding sequence ATGGAGACAGAGAAACATAGAAAAAACGGGGATGAACCGTCCATCGCGGCGCTCCGCCAATCCGCCGAAGGCGGCGACGCGGAAGCCCAGTACCAACTGGCCCGCCGGTGTGAGGAAGGCCGGGGGGTTCCCCAGAGCGCGAAAGAGGCGGTCGCGTGGTTCTCCCGAGCCGCCGCGCAGGGGCATGGACCGGCCCAACTCAGCCTGGGCATGCTCTATGAAGAGGGAACGGGCCTGTCGCCCGATGCAGCCGAAGCGGCGCGCTGGTACGAGCGCGCGGCAGACCAAGGGATTGCCGAGGCCCAGTTGTACCTGGCCCAGATGTATGCCGAGGGTCGCGGTGTGGAGCGGGATGACGGCCGCGCCCTGGATTGGTACCGGAAGGCGGCCGACCAGGGAGACGCCGATGGGCAGTTCGAGTTGGCTCTCCTCTACGCCCTGGGCCAGGGTGTGGAAAAAGATGACGCCGAAGCGGTGCGCTGGTATCGCCTCGCCGCCGAGCAGGGCCATATGGACGCCCAGTTCAACCTGGCCTTCATGTATGAGGAAGGCGAGGGAATCGGGCAGGATCGCGCCGAGGCCCTGGCATGGTACCGCAAGGCGGCGGCCCAGGGCGACGAGGAAGCCCAGAAAAAGGTGGCGGCCCTGGACCGAAAGAGACGGTAA
- the pglX gene encoding BREX-1 system adenine-specific DNA-methyltransferase PglX yields the protein MNRGALKNFAVRARAELVRLVGQAACRSDAAAATGHDPANRNAATVSTVSVTDAATVETVAYTWFIRLLALRFMEAKGYLEAVGGIEGDTPAALRSRAIERCRAMQTLADLFVDPCPPWTERWLPEALWAADGFARRLAVEIPAEEMGHVEILGWLHQFYWAERKDEVFTQPASRKIAEADIPAATQLFTPRWIVRFMVENSLGRLLGQLSPQTGTASRWRYALPDEEEKSSPPAGETTAGGFSPDDRDLASIRLLDPACGAGHILVYAFDLLADGYERQGVSPEAYLPVILEKNLAGLDVDERAARLAAFALLMKARERSPSVLQRALQIRVYGLQETRGIDVHAVAALIAGPDENTDKITALLSLFEDASHFGSLLRPERIDFDDGEGRIEALLACCREGEASPVPGTGLRAGDLRRARQALRQGRLLTDRYDVVITNPPYMGIRNMNGELREFLRRHYPQTKGDLFAAFMERMESLVAEGGYHATVTMQSWMFLATYEAYRRHLLQTYGIVAMVHMANMVMGIAFGTVATVLRKGDPSVAGTIVHVDPADLEGDEPRFFPPPGKGYRHRGGASFLAIAGSPIAYWIPEAVRQVFTSHPSLSRLAAPRQGLATADNDRFLRRWHEVALAAIGFDVRSPEAALVSGRRWIPYNKGGRYRKWYGNQEYVIDWADDGRAVRQHRPSVIRNRAWYFREGITWSFVSSSKFGVRYTPQGFIFDVGGSSLFPEEVDRLFLLAFLCSNLSFYLLKVINPTLNFQVGNIAALPVPACAPGDRRRREIERLAAENVQLARADWDDRELSWRFAAHPFLTYRQGAATLAEAFARWQEHAEGRFRQMRANEERINALFLQVYGLSGELSPEVAEADITLARADRGRDGRSFLSYAVGCILGRYSLDRPGLAYAGGLFEEENYGPFRPVPDGILPVDDRQGGGDDALGRLRAFLIHTFGEGTVEENLNWLADALRRRGGETAEARLRRYFRSEYYGDHLKMYHKRPIYWLFSSTPRKAFQAFVYLHRFGPDTLERLRQDHIAVRLERALAAVRTSGSREESFEGEKGFWGGDPVVEEAAFGGQADFEGEDTVAVEAETDEAQELAAYAGRCAEFAQKGIALSLDDGVIRNYERLRPLLANLLPE from the coding sequence ATGAACAGAGGTGCACTGAAAAACTTCGCCGTCCGCGCCCGGGCGGAACTGGTTCGCCTGGTGGGGCAAGCCGCCTGCCGATCCGACGCCGCCGCTGCCACCGGTCATGACCCCGCCAATCGCAACGCCGCCACCGTCTCCACGGTGTCCGTCACAGATGCCGCCACCGTCGAGACCGTCGCCTACACCTGGTTTATTCGGCTCCTCGCGCTGCGCTTCATGGAAGCAAAGGGCTATCTGGAGGCGGTAGGCGGGATAGAGGGCGATACCCCCGCCGCGCTCCGATCGCGCGCCATTGAACGCTGCCGGGCGATGCAGACCCTTGCGGATCTCTTCGTCGATCCCTGCCCACCCTGGACGGAACGGTGGCTGCCCGAGGCGCTCTGGGCGGCCGATGGTTTTGCCCGCCGCCTCGCCGTGGAGATCCCGGCTGAGGAGATGGGCCATGTGGAGATCCTGGGCTGGTTGCACCAATTCTACTGGGCTGAGCGAAAAGACGAGGTCTTTACGCAGCCGGCTTCCCGCAAGATCGCCGAGGCCGATATTCCGGCAGCGACCCAATTGTTCACGCCCCGCTGGATCGTCCGGTTTATGGTTGAGAATTCGCTCGGGCGGCTGCTGGGGCAGTTGTCGCCTCAGACCGGCACAGCCAGCCGGTGGCGCTACGCCCTTCCTGACGAAGAAGAAAAGTCATCGCCGCCGGCCGGAGAGACGACCGCCGGGGGCTTTTCACCGGATGATCGAGATCTGGCGTCGATCCGCCTGCTCGATCCGGCCTGCGGCGCCGGCCACATCCTCGTCTACGCCTTCGATCTCCTGGCCGATGGGTACGAGCGCCAGGGAGTCTCACCGGAAGCATACCTCCCGGTGATCTTGGAGAAAAACCTGGCCGGCCTTGACGTGGACGAGCGGGCGGCCCGCTTGGCGGCGTTCGCCCTGCTGATGAAAGCGCGGGAACGCAGCCCTTCTGTCTTGCAAAGGGCGCTGCAGATCCGGGTCTATGGGCTGCAGGAGACGCGGGGGATCGACGTTCACGCTGTTGCCGCATTGATCGCCGGCCCTGATGAAAATACCGACAAAATTACGGCGCTCCTGTCGCTCTTTGAAGACGCCAGCCACTTCGGCTCGCTGCTGCGGCCGGAACGGATCGACTTCGACGATGGGGAAGGGCGGATCGAAGCGCTTTTGGCCTGCTGTAGGGAGGGAGAAGCTTCCCCAGTGCCAGGAACGGGACTGCGCGCCGGCGACCTGCGCCGGGCGCGCCAGGCGCTGCGGCAAGGGCGGCTGCTGACCGACCGCTACGATGTGGTGATCACCAACCCGCCCTACATGGGCATTCGCAACATGAACGGCGAGCTGCGCGAGTTCCTTCGGCGTCACTATCCGCAGACAAAGGGCGACCTCTTTGCCGCCTTCATGGAGCGGATGGAGTCCCTCGTCGCCGAGGGCGGTTATCATGCGACCGTCACCATGCAGTCCTGGATGTTTCTGGCCACTTATGAGGCCTACCGGCGGCACCTGCTCCAGACCTATGGGATCGTGGCCATGGTTCACATGGCCAACATGGTCATGGGCATCGCTTTCGGCACTGTGGCGACGGTGCTGCGCAAAGGCGACCCGAGTGTGGCAGGGACCATTGTCCATGTGGACCCTGCCGACCTGGAGGGCGATGAACCCCGGTTCTTTCCGCCGCCCGGCAAAGGCTACCGTCATCGAGGCGGAGCGTCCTTTCTCGCCATCGCCGGATCGCCCATCGCCTACTGGATCCCTGAGGCGGTGCGCCAGGTCTTCACCAGCCACCCGTCCCTCAGCCGCCTGGCGGCGCCCAGGCAAGGATTGGCGACGGCTGACAATGACCGCTTCTTGCGCCGCTGGCATGAGGTCGCCCTTGCCGCCATCGGATTTGATGTCAGAAGCCCAGAGGCGGCACTGGTTTCGGGGCGGCGCTGGATCCCCTACAACAAGGGCGGGCGGTACCGCAAATGGTACGGCAATCAGGAGTATGTCATCGACTGGGCAGACGACGGTCGGGCCGTGCGCCAGCACCGGCCGTCGGTGATTCGAAACCGGGCGTGGTATTTCCGAGAAGGGATCACATGGTCCTTTGTCAGTTCCTCCAAATTCGGCGTTCGCTATACGCCCCAGGGATTCATCTTCGATGTGGGCGGCTCGTCCCTGTTCCCGGAGGAGGTTGACCGCCTCTTCCTGCTCGCCTTTTTGTGCAGCAACCTCTCCTTCTACCTGCTGAAGGTCATAAACCCGACCCTCAACTTCCAGGTCGGCAACATCGCCGCGCTGCCGGTCCCCGCCTGCGCGCCCGGTGACCGGCGCCGGAGGGAAATTGAGCGCCTGGCTGCCGAAAACGTCCAACTGGCCCGAGCCGACTGGGACGACCGGGAACTGTCCTGGCGCTTCGCCGCCCACCCCTTTTTGACCTATCGACAGGGGGCGGCGACCCTGGCCGAGGCCTTCGCTCGCTGGCAGGAGCACGCGGAAGGCCGCTTCCGGCAGATGCGGGCCAATGAGGAAAGGATCAACGCCCTCTTCCTCCAGGTATACGGCCTCTCGGGCGAACTGTCCCCGGAGGTGGCCGAGGCCGATATCACCCTCGCCCGGGCAGACCGCGGGCGGGATGGGCGCTCCTTCCTTTCATATGCCGTCGGTTGCATCCTGGGACGTTACAGCCTGGACCGGCCGGGTCTGGCCTACGCCGGCGGCCTTTTTGAGGAAGAGAACTACGGCCCGTTCCGGCCCGTTCCGGACGGGATCCTGCCTGTTGACGATCGGCAGGGAGGCGGCGACGACGCCCTGGGGCGCCTCCGGGCATTTCTCATCCATACCTTTGGCGAAGGGACGGTCGAAGAAAACCTGAACTGGCTCGCCGACGCGCTCCGCCGCAGAGGCGGGGAGACAGCGGAAGCGCGGTTGCGCCGCTATTTTCGCAGCGAATATTATGGAGACCACCTCAAAATGTACCACAAGCGGCCCATCTACTGGCTTTTCTCGTCCACCCCCCGCAAGGCCTTTCAGGCCTTCGTCTATCTGCACCGTTTCGGGCCGGATACCCTGGAGCGGCTCCGGCAAGACCACATCGCCGTCCGGTTGGAGCGGGCGCTGGCCGCAGTGAGGACGTCTGGGTCGAGAGAGGAATCTTTTGAAGGAGAAAAGGGTTTTTGGGGCGGAGATCCGGTTGTGGAGGAAGCGGCTTTTGGAGGACAAGCGGATTTTGAAGGAGAAGATACGGTCGCTGTAGAAGCCGAGACTGACGAGGCGCAAGAACTCGCCGCCTATGCGGGGCGATGCGCCGAGTTTGCCCAAAAGGGGATCGCCCTCTCCCTCGATGACGGCGTGATCCGAAATTATGAGCGCTTGCGCCCCTTGTTGGCCAACCTGCTGCCCGAGTAG
- a CDS encoding MASE3 domain-containing protein — MFLWISLCLGAFGLSEISYPLFHTFIEFTTICISVVVLILVINTYALASNSFFLYLGIACSSAAIFDMLHALAYQGMGIFPAYGTNLAPQMWLIARYLESTAMLLSIFFLYRKPSPAGIFAIYAGLSILFLLSVFLWGNFPVCFVDGQGLTPFKKNSEYVISGIMILSIYLLWRQRDEFHPKVYRYLTAFFSLSVGTELCFTSYTEMYAFSNFLGHLFKLTAYYNLYKAIVETSLKEPYNLLFYRLNQSNGRLKQMADDLSRTNQQLAEEIKEREQVETELIAAKEAAEEANRTKSEFLASMSHEIRTPMNGVIGMTDLLLDTPLDDSQRDYVATVQFSAQLLLNIINDILDFSKIEAGKLELDRRAFDLPLAVRQVEKTLALRASEKGLLLWGSLAPDIPPAFWGDPVRIQQILFNLLGNAIKFTDKGEVHLRVLPEEKAERRWILRFEVRDTGIGIAKANQEKLFQPFSQADGSSTRNYEGTGLGLAISKRLVDLMGGRIGLSSEPGEGSTFWFSVPLERAEGLTGNDWFGGPVGHGYAAVVGEKAPSFPVRFEGRVLLVEDNPINQKLAMNLLEKFGVTADVAENGLEAVDAVTQQDYRLILMDCHMPLMDGYEATRRIRQAEREGEHRPIVALTARAMQGDRDECLAAGMDDYISKPFKRDDLWRTLRRWLPMETEASIVVTEAPATGAAAEQIERVEGAERAGSDASTAAKSPSIGTTQNPAVGGATGAPGAATKAQILDMVMLNEIRTDWVDPKEPRALVQLFEMFFSNMDELFHKLEAGWQARDPEKFTIAAHSLKSVGANFGAKRFSLLSLELEKMGHEGRFDDADQKIDQLKLEFDEYREALWAVLPELPPDRGSHNDGAGSLKENGGAA, encoded by the coding sequence ATGTTCCTCTGGATCTCCTTGTGTCTCGGCGCTTTTGGTCTCAGTGAAATCAGCTACCCGCTTTTTCACACCTTTATTGAATTCACCACCATCTGCATCAGCGTCGTTGTTCTGATCCTTGTCATCAATACCTATGCCCTGGCGTCCAACAGTTTTTTTCTCTACTTGGGTATCGCCTGCTCCTCAGCGGCCATCTTTGACATGCTGCACGCGCTGGCCTATCAGGGGATGGGCATTTTTCCGGCCTATGGAACCAACCTGGCGCCGCAGATGTGGCTGATCGCCCGTTACCTCGAAAGCACGGCCATGCTGCTCTCGATCTTTTTTCTTTATCGCAAGCCGAGTCCGGCAGGGATCTTTGCGATCTATGCCGGTTTGTCCATCCTCTTTCTACTCTCTGTGTTTTTATGGGGAAACTTCCCTGTTTGTTTTGTCGACGGACAGGGCTTGACGCCTTTTAAGAAGAACAGTGAGTATGTCATCTCGGGAATCATGATTCTCTCCATCTACCTCCTGTGGAGGCAGCGGGATGAATTCCACCCCAAGGTCTATCGCTATCTCACGGCCTTTTTCTCCCTCTCGGTGGGCACGGAGCTCTGTTTCACCTCCTATACAGAGATGTATGCCTTCTCCAATTTTCTCGGCCATTTGTTCAAGCTAACGGCCTATTATAACCTCTATAAAGCCATCGTCGAGACGAGCTTGAAGGAGCCCTACAACCTGCTTTTCTACCGGTTGAACCAATCGAACGGGCGGTTGAAGCAGATGGCCGACGATCTCTCCCGGACAAATCAGCAGTTGGCCGAGGAGATCAAGGAGCGGGAACAGGTCGAGACGGAACTGATTGCGGCGAAGGAAGCGGCCGAAGAGGCGAACCGGACCAAGAGCGAATTCCTCGCCTCCATGAGCCACGAGATCCGGACCCCCATGAACGGCGTCATCGGCATGACCGACCTGCTCCTGGACACCCCTCTTGACGATAGCCAGCGCGACTATGTGGCTACGGTGCAGTTCTCGGCCCAACTGCTGTTGAACATCATCAACGACATCCTGGATTTCTCCAAGATCGAGGCCGGCAAGCTGGAGTTGGATCGCCGCGCCTTTGATCTGCCGCTGGCCGTGCGGCAGGTGGAAAAGACCCTTGCCCTCCGGGCCAGCGAAAAAGGGCTGCTCCTCTGGGGATCGCTGGCGCCGGACATACCGCCCGCTTTTTGGGGCGATCCGGTGCGCATCCAGCAGATCCTCTTCAATCTGCTCGGGAACGCCATCAAGTTTACCGATAAAGGGGAGGTTCACCTTCGCGTCCTTCCCGAAGAAAAAGCGGAGAGGCGCTGGATCTTGCGTTTCGAGGTCAGAGACACGGGCATCGGCATCGCGAAAGCCAACCAAGAGAAGCTCTTCCAGCCCTTCAGCCAGGCGGACGGTTCGAGCACCCGCAACTACGAAGGAACCGGACTGGGACTGGCCATATCGAAGCGCCTTGTCGACTTGATGGGCGGCCGGATCGGCCTGAGCAGCGAGCCGGGCGAAGGCTCCACGTTCTGGTTTTCTGTACCGCTGGAGCGCGCCGAGGGGTTGACCGGCAACGATTGGTTCGGCGGTCCCGTCGGTCACGGCTACGCCGCTGTCGTCGGGGAAAAAGCCCCGTCCTTCCCGGTGCGCTTTGAGGGACGGGTGCTCCTCGTGGAGGACAACCCGATCAATCAAAAGCTGGCCATGAACCTCTTAGAAAAATTCGGCGTAACGGCTGATGTGGCCGAAAACGGCTTGGAGGCAGTGGATGCGGTCACCCAGCAGGATTACCGGCTGATCTTGATGGACTGCCATATGCCGTTGATGGATGGCTATGAGGCCACCCGGCGGATCCGGCAAGCAGAGCGAGAAGGCGAACACAGGCCGATCGTGGCGTTAACGGCCCGGGCCATGCAAGGCGATCGTGACGAGTGTCTCGCCGCCGGCATGGATGACTACATCAGCAAGCCCTTCAAGCGGGATGATCTGTGGCGAACCCTACGCCGGTGGCTGCCGATGGAAACAGAAGCCTCCATCGTCGTCACAGAGGCCCCGGCGACGGGGGCGGCGGCAGAACAAATCGAACGGGTCGAAGGGGCGGAGCGCGCCGGCAGCGACGCGAGCACTGCCGCGAAAAGTCCCTCCATTGGAACGACCCAAAATCCGGCAGTGGGCGGCGCAACGGGTGCGCCCGGCGCGGCGACGAAGGCCCAGATCCTCGACATGGTCATGCTCAATGAGATCCGCACCGATTGGGTCGACCCGAAGGAGCCGCGCGCGCTGGTCCAGTTGTTTGAGATGTTTTTCAGCAACATGGACGAACTGTTTCATAAACTGGAAGCGGGATGGCAGGCGCGCGATCCAGAGAAATTCACCATTGCCGCCCACAGCCTGAAATCGGTCGGCGCCAACTTCGGCGCCAAACGGTTCTCCCTGCTCAGCCTCGAACTGGAAAAGATGGGACACGAGGGCCGCTTTGACGACGCTGATCAGAAGATCGATCAGCTAAAGCTGGAATTTGACGAGTATCGGGAGGCGCTCTGGGCCGTGCTGCCCGAACTGCCGCCAGACAGGGGAAGTCATAACGATGGGGCCGGTTCATTGAAGGAAAATGGCGGGGCGGCTTGA
- the cobI gene encoding precorrin-2 C(20)-methyltransferase: MKGTFYGVGVGPGDPELLTLKAVRLLGAADAIIAPYSKKKGTGCAALAIVRDRLSPGAEVYELPIPRAYDEEKVEAASQAIIELLDSGKLTVFISRGDPMLYSKYMHIARRLEERGYPVETVPGVVSFTAAACRAGFPLADEEESITIVPVDDEASNIEAALRKSESVVLLKVHKNLDRIIDLLEQHGFHKQAVLISRCGMSGELIESDLEKLRGQKLTYLSTILAKKHIPAGP, translated from the coding sequence ATGAAAGGAACCTTTTACGGTGTCGGCGTCGGACCGGGGGACCCTGAATTGCTCACGTTGAAAGCGGTGCGCCTGCTCGGCGCAGCCGATGCGATCATCGCCCCCTATTCGAAGAAAAAGGGAACCGGATGCGCCGCTCTCGCCATCGTTCGTGACCGCCTGTCCCCTGGCGCGGAGGTCTATGAACTGCCCATCCCCCGGGCCTATGATGAGGAAAAGGTGGAGGCCGCCAGCCAGGCCATCATCGAACTGCTGGACTCGGGCAAACTCACCGTCTTCATCTCCCGGGGCGACCCGATGCTCTACAGCAAATACATGCACATCGCCCGCCGGCTTGAAGAGCGGGGCTACCCCGTCGAAACCGTCCCTGGTGTCGTATCCTTCACCGCCGCCGCCTGCCGGGCCGGCTTTCCCTTGGCCGACGAGGAGGAGTCGATCACCATCGTGCCCGTCGACGATGAGGCCTCCAACATCGAGGCGGCCCTTCGCAAGTCCGAGTCGGTGGTGCTCCTGAAGGTACATAAAAACCTGGACCGGATCATCGATCTCCTCGAACAGCACGGCTTCCACAAGCAAGCCGTGCTGATCAGCCGGTGCGGCATGTCGGGGGAACTGATCGAGTCTGACCTGGAGAAGCTGCGCGGCCAGAAGCTGACCTATCTGTCCACCATATTGGCGAAAAAACACATCCCAGCAGGGCCTTGA
- a CDS encoding TIGR03943 family putative permease subunit, whose protein sequence is MQRYMGGLLMVALCGYLWKLYWTGTILVYINPRFVPFTLAAIALMALLGGFSLWSGACRGRQSMVGRWTYAAFAMVIAIAWLAPPKALDPAMALQKNAPFAAALNGSGSDGGTAGAPATGPKTIVDLARDPEITQEQLDRLTGTDIDEEAALAQPAVGAKKQVSAIPPAGEITITAENYVEGLEELFAKPDAYAGRPIRVEGFAYRDKDFRPDQFVAARYQIVCCAADATVIGLLAEGMAAPTDAAWVEVRGKLRKGEYQGKPMPVIAVTSLRAMPEPPNPYVYRN, encoded by the coding sequence ATGCAACGCTATATGGGAGGCCTGCTGATGGTCGCCCTTTGCGGGTATCTGTGGAAGCTGTACTGGACAGGGACGATCCTCGTCTACATCAATCCGCGTTTCGTTCCCTTTACGCTGGCGGCCATCGCTCTGATGGCCTTGTTGGGCGGTTTCTCTCTCTGGTCTGGAGCGTGCCGGGGACGGCAGTCCATGGTGGGGCGCTGGACCTATGCCGCCTTTGCCATGGTGATCGCCATCGCCTGGCTGGCGCCGCCGAAGGCCCTCGATCCGGCGATGGCGCTGCAGAAAAACGCCCCCTTTGCCGCTGCCTTGAATGGTTCCGGCAGCGACGGCGGGACAGCGGGCGCTCCGGCGACCGGGCCAAAGACGATCGTCGACCTCGCCCGCGATCCTGAAATCACCCAGGAGCAACTGGATCGCTTGACAGGGACCGATATTGACGAGGAGGCCGCCCTTGCTCAACCGGCGGTCGGCGCAAAAAAGCAGGTCTCCGCGATTCCGCCGGCCGGCGAAATCACCATCACGGCGGAAAACTACGTCGAGGGGTTGGAAGAACTTTTTGCAAAACCTGACGCCTACGCGGGACGCCCGATTCGCGTCGAGGGATTCGCCTACCGGGACAAGGACTTTCGGCCCGATCAGTTTGTGGCGGCTCGTTACCAGATCGTCTGCTGCGCCGCCGACGCCACGGTGATCGGCCTCCTGGCCGAGGGGATGGCGGCGCCAACCGACGCGGCCTGGGTGGAAGTTCGGGGGAAACTGCGCAAAGGCGAGTATCAAGGCAAACCGATGCCTGTCATCGCCGTCACGTCCCTTCGCGCGATGCCAGAACCGCCGAATCCCTATGTCTACCGAAATTGA
- a CDS encoding permease, with product MLNADGQNKIAARLAEKPPAALGDSLTKGKGMAMFFSETMERLQQALLFVVAILLVVWTAPFWQSWGATLALSPGLANMITIFLSIVIEALPFVLIGVFGSAAVEVFVSERQLESWLPRNRWVGPPLAALLGLIFPFCECGLVPLARRLLRKGLRPSLVVPFLLAAPIVNPVTAFSTHYAFYGRPEFPLFRLGSAYLLAVSLGFFLVLLEKRYAHPADLAIDRKQAEGVDGDHPCGCGHGHAHGREEGHGHGCHPHASPVDPKIAGGDGRWGSLLSHASDEFFSTGVYLFLGAALASAAQVWLPRAALEAIGLESHLSILLMMALAFGLSVCSAADAFVGAGFLNTVPSGAVLAFLIYGPMVDIKNTLMMVASFRRSFVIGLIFFVTLFCLLIGSAIDLAAPRLFY from the coding sequence TTGCTGAATGCCGATGGTCAAAACAAGATCGCCGCAAGGCTGGCGGAGAAACCCCCGGCGGCGCTCGGCGACAGCCTGACCAAAGGGAAGGGGATGGCGATGTTTTTTTCCGAGACGATGGAGCGCCTGCAGCAAGCGCTCCTTTTCGTAGTGGCGATCCTGCTGGTTGTCTGGACGGCGCCCTTTTGGCAGTCATGGGGCGCAACCCTGGCCCTATCCCCTGGCCTAGCCAACATGATCACCATATTCCTCTCCATCGTGATTGAGGCGCTCCCCTTTGTGCTGATCGGGGTTTTCGGATCGGCTGCGGTGGAGGTCTTCGTCAGCGAGCGGCAACTCGAAAGCTGGCTGCCGCGCAACCGGTGGGTGGGACCGCCGTTGGCCGCTCTTCTCGGCCTGATCTTCCCTTTTTGCGAATGCGGCCTCGTTCCGCTGGCGCGACGCCTTCTGCGAAAGGGCCTGCGTCCCTCCCTGGTCGTCCCATTTCTGTTGGCCGCGCCGATCGTCAACCCTGTAACCGCCTTTTCGACCCATTACGCCTTTTACGGCCGGCCGGAGTTTCCCCTCTTCCGCCTGGGAAGCGCTTATCTATTGGCGGTGAGCCTCGGATTTTTCCTGGTGCTGTTGGAGAAACGCTACGCCCATCCCGCCGACTTGGCCATCGATCGCAAACAGGCCGAAGGGGTGGACGGAGATCACCCTTGCGGCTGCGGTCACGGTCATGCCCATGGGCGTGAAGAAGGCCACGGGCATGGTTGTCATCCTCACGCGTCCCCTGTCGACCCCAAAATCGCCGGGGGCGACGGACGTTGGGGCAGCCTCCTGTCCCATGCCAGCGATGAGTTTTTCAGCACCGGTGTCTACCTCTTCCTGGGCGCTGCGCTGGCCTCGGCGGCCCAGGTCTGGCTGCCCCGCGCCGCATTGGAAGCGATCGGCCTGGAATCGCATCTGTCGATCCTGTTGATGATGGCACTGGCTTTTGGACTCTCCGTCTGCTCAGCCGCCGACGCCTTCGTGGGCGCCGGGTTTTTAAACACCGTTCCGTCCGGGGCGGTGCTGGCCTTTTTGATTTATGGCCCCATGGTGGATATTAAAAACACCTTGATGATGGTCGCCTCTTTTCGCCGTTCCTTCGTCATCGGCCTGATCTTCTTTGTCACCCTCTTCTGCCTGTTGATCGGCAGCGCCATCGATCTGGCGGCGCCGCGACTTTTTTACTGA